The Thermococcus thermotolerans genome contains a region encoding:
- a CDS encoding type II toxin-antitoxin system RelE family toxin has protein sequence MVYEVLLHRNVLKKLKDAPENVRKKFGELIEELKFNPVPSEKFDVKKLKGRDNTFRVRLGEYRVIYELQRKKLLILVIKFGKRENVYE, from the coding sequence ATGGTTTACGAAGTTCTCCTTCACAGGAATGTTCTGAAAAAACTGAAGGATGCTCCAGAAAACGTGAGGAAAAAGTTTGGGGAGCTAATTGAAGAGCTTAAATTCAACCCGGTCCCTTCTGAAAAGTTTGACGTTAAAAAGCTCAAAGGGAGAGATAACACGTTTAGAGTTCGTTTGGGTGAGTACCGGGTAATTTACGAACTCCAACGGAAGAAACTGCTTATTCTTGTCATTAAATTTGGAAAAAGGGAAAACGTGTATGAGTGA